The genomic window atgagtcagtctgtaaaaaagaaggactcTATATGGTGCTTGAAGTGAGGCCAGATGTTGAGGATGTGGATCTTTGATAATGTGACTCTTCACTTCGTTTAATGATTCCTCTTGTCGCCAAGAGTTTGAGCAgtttgttcctgaatttcaccccAATGAATGCGTATAAGATCGGGTTGATGCAGCAATGCAGGAATCCCAAAATTTGTGTTCCAATTAGAGCTCTGTCAATGTGATTGCGGCTTCCACAAGCATAATCAATGAACCCGCTCCTCATCAGTGTGTCAACGAACACAGTAATATTGTTTGGGAGCCAACAAATGAGAAAAGCCAGCACCACTGCTATGATCACCTTCATGGCTTTCTGCTTCTGGAATCCCTTCGTCTGACACAGTTTCCAGATTGTCGCACTGTAGCAGAAGATCATGACAGCCAGCGGGATGAGGAACCCAATAAAGTGCCGCAAAAACCTGGTGGTTACTCTCCATGTTTCAGCTGATTCACCATCAAGTATCTCATAACAGATCGTTCTGCTGACATCAAGTGGAGCATATTCACCCTTGTACAGAATAGGCAAAGACAGAACAATAGCCAGCATCCAAACAGCAGCACAGAACAGTTTGATTCGAAATGGTCTCTTCCGTTTGTGAGTCTGTGTAGAGTAGACAATGGACAGATAGCGATCGACACTGATACAAGCCAGTAACAGTATCCCACTGTAAAAGTTAATTTCCTGTAACAAGCTGATGATCTTACACATGGCATCACCAAACACCCAGCCAGATATGGCATCCACTGCCCAAAAAGGCAAAGTCACAGAAAAAAGCAGATCGGCCACTGCCAGATGAAGCAGGTAGATATCTGTGGATGATATCATGCGCCGATTGTAAAGTATGACAATTATTACAATCATGTTCCCTGTCACAGCGAGGATACAAACCAGGCTATAGACAAAAGCAATTGTCGTGTTGATTAACGTATTTACAAAGGGTTCACAGGCAAATGTCTCTGGATCAAACTCTTCAAGGTCAGAATAATTGTCAAAAATTGCTTGCCATCTTTCCAAATCAGCGAGTTCCATAATTTTCTGAAAACAAACAGAATGT from Mustelus asterias chromosome 14, sMusAst1.hap1.1, whole genome shotgun sequence includes these protein-coding regions:
- the LOC144503988 gene encoding C-X-C chemokine receptor type 1-like → MELADLERWQAIFDNYSDLEEFDPETFACEPFVNTLINTTIAFVYSLVCILAVTGNMIVIIVILYNRRMISSTDIYLLHLAVADLLFSVTLPFWAVDAISGWVFGDAMCKIISLLQEINFYSGILLLACISVDRYLSIVYSTQTHKRKRPFRIKLFCAAVWMLAIVLSLPILYKGEYAPLDVSRTICYEILDGESAETWRVTTRFLRHFIGFLIPLAVMIFCYSATIWKLCQTKGFQKQKAMKVIIAVVLAFLICWLPNNITVFVDTLMRSGFIDYACGSRNHIDRALIGTQILGFLHCCINPILYAFIGVKFRNKLLKLLATRGIIKRSEESHYQRSTSSTSGLTSSTI